In Sphingobium amiense, a genomic segment contains:
- a CDS encoding spinster family MFS transporter: MTITHAEPLSVPPHGHPVSLEHGPDGSGGIYTWYVISIIFLVNIFNFMDRMALAVLAPSIQQEIGISDAELGMLTGLAYAIFYSCAAIPIARLADRSSRKNIIAVSLAIWSLMTALTGAAQTYWQLFIARMGLGAGEAGGGPPAQSLLCDYVSPAKRPLAIAANSIGYGVGIAVGMALAGYLGELLGWRMAFVALGTPGMLLALLVFLSVREPPRGKFDEASDGAQPSLLTTFNMLRANRFYLWLMVHAATASISLFGLNQWWPIFLVRAHHLPLPSVGLLLGAAMGLGASVGLLAGGLIGNRLARNGYRPALIACIIAMLSLTPIAVAANLATAPYIAIILMGLSMFCHGFATAPTAAAVYSAVRPEIRATAGAVAVFFQTVIGSSVGPLIVGIVSEYLYPSVGADALRNALMIPALAAVPAALALAAAINALARTEVL, translated from the coding sequence ATGACGATCACGCACGCCGAGCCTTTGTCGGTGCCTCCTCACGGACATCCGGTGAGCCTTGAGCATGGTCCGGATGGATCGGGCGGCATCTACACTTGGTATGTCATCTCCATCATCTTTCTGGTCAACATTTTCAACTTTATGGACAGGATGGCGCTCGCGGTCCTGGCTCCCTCAATTCAGCAAGAGATCGGTATTTCCGACGCCGAGCTTGGTATGTTGACGGGGCTTGCCTATGCAATTTTCTATTCTTGCGCCGCAATTCCCATCGCACGGCTGGCTGACAGGTCCAGCCGCAAGAACATCATCGCGGTATCGCTCGCAATCTGGAGCCTCATGACGGCGCTGACCGGTGCTGCCCAGACATATTGGCAGTTATTCATAGCGCGGATGGGGTTGGGCGCGGGAGAGGCAGGGGGAGGACCGCCCGCGCAATCGCTGCTCTGCGACTACGTATCGCCGGCCAAGCGGCCATTGGCTATCGCGGCCAACTCGATTGGATATGGCGTGGGGATAGCGGTCGGGATGGCGCTGGCAGGATATCTTGGCGAGCTGCTGGGGTGGCGGATGGCCTTCGTCGCGTTGGGAACGCCAGGCATGTTGCTTGCGCTGCTCGTCTTCCTGTCGGTGCGCGAACCTCCGCGTGGAAAGTTCGATGAGGCAAGCGATGGCGCCCAACCCTCGCTGCTGACGACTTTCAACATGCTGCGGGCAAACCGCTTCTATCTCTGGCTCATGGTTCACGCTGCAACCGCCAGCATCTCCCTGTTCGGACTGAACCAGTGGTGGCCGATATTCCTGGTGCGGGCGCATCATCTCCCGCTGCCCAGCGTCGGCTTGCTGCTAGGTGCGGCAATGGGATTGGGTGCGAGTGTCGGGCTGCTGGCAGGCGGCTTGATCGGCAACAGGCTGGCGCGCAATGGCTACCGCCCAGCATTGATAGCCTGCATCATCGCCATGCTGTCGCTGACGCCTATTGCGGTCGCGGCCAACCTTGCCACGGCCCCCTATATCGCCATCATCCTGATGGGGCTCAGCATGTTCTGCCACGGTTTCGCTACGGCCCCCACCGCCGCCGCCGTCTATAGCGCCGTCAGACCGGAGATACGTGCGACAGCAGGCGCGGTTGCCGTGTTTTTTCAGACCGTCATTGGATCGTCCGTCGGGCCGCTGATTGTCGGCATAGTCAGCGAGTATCTTTATCCAAGCGTCGGAGCGGACGCCCTGCGCAACGCCTTGATGATTCCGGCCCTGGCGGCTGTCCCTGCGGCTCTGGCGCTGGCAGCAGCCATCAATGCTCTCGCCAGGACAGAGGTCCTTTAG
- a CDS encoding dienelactone hydrolase family protein, with the protein MKTDTDVQSVDGQFSAYVALPDRSNGLAVIVFQEIFGVNANIRQIVDDFAVAGYAAAAPDLYWRQQPGIQLDPGSEAERAQAMELMAGLNRDEAVQDGAATLNMLRDRLPGLKRSAAVGYCFGGGVAYLMAARGLVDAGISYYGTGLQQLLPEMIHSQGRLLLHIAADDHLCPPEAQHLIAEAAHVAGSRASVSIHDGVGHAFARVGGATYNREAADRANAETFALLEALASLD; encoded by the coding sequence ATGAAAACAGATACCGACGTCCAAAGCGTCGATGGGCAATTCAGCGCCTATGTCGCCTTGCCCGATCGGAGCAACGGTCTTGCCGTGATCGTCTTTCAGGAGATATTCGGCGTCAATGCCAATATCCGCCAGATCGTCGATGACTTCGCGGTCGCCGGCTATGCCGCAGCGGCGCCCGATCTTTACTGGCGCCAGCAGCCCGGCATTCAGCTTGATCCCGGCAGCGAGGCGGAGCGCGCGCAGGCCATGGAGCTGATGGCCGGGCTGAACCGTGACGAGGCCGTGCAGGACGGAGCGGCGACCCTGAACATGCTGCGGGACCGCCTTCCCGGCCTCAAGCGGTCGGCCGCTGTTGGCTATTGCTTCGGGGGAGGGGTGGCGTATTTGATGGCGGCGCGCGGGCTGGTCGATGCTGGGATATCCTATTATGGCACGGGTCTTCAGCAACTGCTTCCGGAGATGATCCACTCACAGGGCCGTCTGCTGCTTCATATCGCGGCCGACGATCACCTGTGCCCGCCCGAGGCGCAGCATCTGATCGCCGAAGCGGCCCATGTTGCTGGTTCCAGGGCCTCCGTGTCGATTCACGACGGGGTTGGGCATGCGTTCGCGCGGGTAGGTGGCGCGACATATAATCGCGAAGCCGCGGACCGGGCCAATGCCGAAACATTTGCGCTTCTCGAAGCGCTGGCCTCCTTAGATTGA
- a CDS encoding AraC family transcriptional regulator: protein MTRLSADICRFPSTLWRAVQALGIEPSAILRRAGLPFGAYLDSSTPLSTPQYFAIWKAIEALANDRDLAMHIVEKADRTGHQPGFIAGLYASSFRDAMNRLLHLRAMSSEQLWTREEQGRWTIGRSWIYATEAEPALSIDVTFILLVELGRRGSGRPIKPVKIEYARSPQPSAQLEAFFGCPIHFNTPQNAITFDTADLDIAFPGYSPEFLELVMQSLKAAVEELKDCGSLCDHVKSVMKHEMMKGRPEIAHVASELGMGVRTLQRRITDEGTSYRALLIEARRELGLQLVINPDLDIDYITSMLGYQDTASFYRAFKEWEGMSPGEWRAHHSLANVSALDRQPALQQ from the coding sequence GTGACGAGGCTGAGCGCGGATATCTGTCGCTTCCCATCGACCTTATGGCGGGCGGTTCAGGCTCTTGGCATCGAGCCATCCGCCATATTGCGACGGGCAGGCCTGCCCTTCGGGGCTTACCTCGATTCCTCCACACCGCTTTCCACGCCGCAATATTTCGCCATCTGGAAGGCGATCGAGGCGCTTGCCAATGACCGGGATCTGGCAATGCATATTGTGGAAAAGGCAGACCGCACCGGGCACCAGCCAGGCTTCATAGCCGGCCTCTATGCGTCGAGTTTCCGCGACGCCATGAATCGTCTTCTCCACCTGCGTGCCATGTCGTCCGAGCAATTATGGACCCGCGAAGAACAGGGGCGCTGGACGATAGGAAGAAGCTGGATCTATGCGACCGAAGCTGAGCCGGCTTTGTCCATCGACGTCACCTTCATCCTCCTGGTCGAACTGGGCCGGCGCGGCAGCGGTCGGCCGATCAAGCCGGTCAAAATCGAATATGCGAGAAGTCCGCAACCCAGCGCGCAGCTTGAGGCTTTTTTCGGATGTCCCATTCATTTCAACACGCCGCAGAACGCCATCACATTTGATACCGCCGACCTCGACATCGCCTTTCCCGGATATAGCCCGGAATTTCTCGAACTGGTCATGCAAAGCCTGAAAGCTGCGGTGGAGGAGCTTAAGGACTGCGGCAGCCTCTGCGATCACGTCAAGTCGGTGATGAAGCATGAAATGATGAAGGGGCGACCGGAGATCGCCCATGTCGCAAGCGAACTTGGGATGGGCGTGCGAACGCTTCAGCGGCGTATCACGGATGAGGGGACAAGCTATCGCGCCCTTCTGATTGAGGCACGGCGCGAACTGGGTCTGCAACTGGTGATCAATCCCGATCTCGATATCGACTATATAACTTCGATGCTGGGATATCAGGATACGGCATCCTTCTATCGTGCGTTCAAGGAATGGGAGGGAATGTCGCCGGGCGAATGGCGCGCGCATCACAGTCTGGCGAACGTGAGCGCTCTGGATCGGCAGCCGGCCCTTCAGCAGTGA
- a CDS encoding GFA family protein: MAMKGGCLCGSIRYEIADEATPSAVCHCRNCQKQSGASFSINLLVKTSDFTMSGTPRRFIDTSDRGTEVHREFCGQCGSPVVSRSPVRTDRIAVKAGTLDDPSGLKPSIQVWCDSAQPWLSLPDLPCVAKQPTPADTALASPAGN, encoded by the coding sequence ATGGCAATGAAAGGCGGATGCCTGTGCGGGTCAATTCGGTATGAAATAGCCGACGAGGCAACTCCATCAGCAGTATGTCACTGCCGCAACTGCCAGAAGCAGAGCGGGGCCAGCTTTTCGATCAATCTGCTGGTCAAGACGAGCGATTTCACGATGAGCGGGACGCCGCGCCGCTTCATCGATACATCTGATCGCGGCACAGAAGTTCATCGGGAGTTCTGCGGACAATGCGGATCGCCAGTCGTTTCGCGCAGTCCGGTCAGAACCGACCGGATCGCCGTGAAGGCCGGGACGCTGGATGACCCGTCTGGGTTGAAGCCCAGCATCCAGGTGTGGTGCGATTCCGCCCAACCCTGGCTGTCCTTGCCTGACCTGCCATGCGTCGCGAAACAGCCAACACCGGCGGATACGGCTCTGGCATCGCCGGCCGGGAATTGA